Proteins from a single region of Nitrospirota bacterium:
- a CDS encoding sigma-70 family RNA polymerase sigma factor — MLLAAMSTKPSDEELVSEMVKRDAQAFATFYDRHASTVLGFLCRLLGDRSEAEEALQDAFWQVWRQAGSYDPTRGRPVAWLVQIARSRGLDRLRRVKLRTARTADLPDEDRERIPGAETADQQAIDGETQERVHTALATLPAEQRQAVTLAFFNGLTHPEIALRVNAPLGTVKTRIRLGMQKLEAVLNTTEATG, encoded by the coding sequence ATGCTACTCGCAGCGATGAGCACCAAGCCGAGCGACGAAGAGCTGGTCTCGGAAATGGTGAAACGGGATGCCCAGGCGTTCGCGACGTTCTACGACCGCCACGCGTCCACGGTGTTGGGCTTTCTCTGCCGGCTGCTCGGGGACCGCTCAGAGGCGGAGGAGGCGCTCCAAGATGCGTTCTGGCAGGTGTGGCGGCAGGCTGGCAGCTACGACCCGACCCGTGGAAGGCCGGTGGCCTGGCTGGTCCAGATCGCGAGGAGCCGTGGACTCGACCGCCTCCGCCGGGTTAAGCTCCGGACGGCGCGGACCGCGGACCTTCCCGACGAGGACCGTGAGCGGATTCCAGGGGCCGAAACCGCGGACCAACAAGCGATCGATGGTGAAACGCAGGAGCGGGTGCATACGGCCCTGGCCACCCTGCCCGCTGAGCAACGCCAAGCGGTCACCTTGGCCTTCTTCAACGGTCTCACCCACCCCGAAATTGCGCTCAGGGTGAACGCGCCGTTGGGCACGGTGAAGACGCGGATTCGGCTCGGCATGCAGAAGTTGGAGGCGGTGTTGAACACCACCGAAGCAACGGGATGA
- a CDS encoding HupE/UreJ family protein: MNRHGAHLIVGLFTLWMVGAPEHAHAHKPSDSYVSLAVDGTEIRGRWDIALRDLDYAIGLDANDDGAITWGEVRARHDAISAYALARLSIGSGGRPCPTSAMAQLIDQHSDGAYTVLQFQAECRNEPRDLDLRYRLFADLDPQHKGLWQVAWRGQTQTGILSHDHPETRIDPAASTPLEEFVDFGHEGIWHIWLGFDHLLFLLTLLLPAVLSRQGNRWQVVPALQPALWDVVKIVSAFTIAHSVTLSLATLSVIHLPSRWVESAIAASVVLAALNNLFPVVQGRRWVVAFGFGLIHGFGFASVLADLGLPQGAKVLALIGFNLGVEVGQLAVVAVFLPLAYGLRRSWVYERLVFVPGSVLIAMVALVWLAERLFNLKLLPS; the protein is encoded by the coding sequence ATGAATCGGCATGGGGCGCATCTGATTGTCGGACTGTTCACCCTGTGGATGGTCGGCGCGCCGGAGCACGCACACGCCCACAAGCCGAGCGACAGCTATGTGAGTCTTGCGGTTGATGGAACTGAGATCCGCGGTCGTTGGGACATTGCGTTGAGGGATCTTGACTATGCCATTGGCTTGGATGCCAACGATGACGGAGCCATCACCTGGGGCGAGGTCCGGGCCCGCCATGACGCCATCTCGGCCTACGCGTTGGCCAGACTGAGTATCGGGAGCGGGGGCAGGCCCTGCCCGACCAGCGCGATGGCGCAACTGATCGATCAGCACTCGGATGGGGCGTACACCGTGCTGCAATTTCAGGCCGAGTGCCGAAACGAGCCGCGCGACCTGGACCTTCGATACCGGCTCTTTGCCGATCTCGACCCACAGCACAAAGGTCTCTGGCAAGTGGCATGGCGCGGCCAGACCCAAACTGGGATCTTGAGCCACGACCACCCGGAGACGCGGATCGATCCGGCCGCATCCACACCGCTGGAGGAGTTTGTCGATTTCGGCCACGAAGGCATCTGGCACATCTGGCTGGGCTTTGACCATCTCCTGTTCCTGCTGACACTCCTGCTGCCCGCCGTGCTGTCCCGCCAGGGGAATCGCTGGCAGGTGGTCCCCGCATTGCAACCAGCCTTGTGGGACGTGGTGAAGATCGTCTCGGCGTTTACCATCGCGCATTCCGTCACGCTGAGCCTCGCCACGCTGTCGGTCATCCACCTCCCCTCGCGATGGGTCGAGTCCGCGATCGCCGCCTCCGTGGTGTTGGCGGCTCTCAACAACCTGTTCCCCGTGGTGCAGGGGCGCCGGTGGGTCGTGGCCTTTGGGTTTGGTCTGATCCATGGGTTCGGGTTCGCCAGCGTGCTGGCCGATCTGGGGCTTCCTCAGGGCGCCAAGGTTCTCGCGCTGATCGGATTCAATCTGGGGGTCGAGGTCGGACAGCTCGCGGTCGTGGCTGTCTTCCTACCCCTTGCCTATGGACTCCGTCGTTCGTGGGTGTACGAACGTCTGGTCTTCGTCCCGGGCTCGGTCCTCATTGCGATGGTCGCGTTGGTCTGGCTCGCAGAGCGGCTCTTCAATCTGAAGCTGCTGCCCTCGTAG